The genomic region GGTCGAGCGCGGCGAACGCCCAGAGGGCGAGCGCCCGCACACCGATGGTCGCGACGCCGCGGCCACGCGCCTCACCCGTCGTCCAGTACGACACCCAGCCCGTGCCGTGTTCGCGGTTGACCGACCCGACCGCGACGTTACCGAGCACCTCACCGAGCGGACTCTGGACGGCGAGGGCGTATCCCCTGCCCTGCACCTGTTGATGGGTCCAGCCGGCGATCCAGGTCTCGGCCTCTTCCGTCGTGCGCATCGGCCAGGTGCCCTGCTGCGCCATGTCGTCCGAGGCGAAGGCGTCCAGGACGAACCTGGCGTCGCTGCGGTGCCATGGCCGAAGCGCGAAGCCGCGTTCGGCAGGGATGAGACTGTCCGAGATATCGGCTCGTGGGGAGTAGCGGCTCATCGTCGGGGATACCACTTCTCCATCTCCTTCTCGCACCTGGCGACAGGCGTCTCGCAGTCGTGGCCCCCCTGG from Streptosporangiales bacterium harbors:
- a CDS encoding GNAT family N-acetyltransferase — protein: MSRYSPRADISDSLIPAERGFALRPWHRSDARFVLDAFASDDMAQQGTWPMRTTEEAETWIAGWTHQQVQGRGYALAVQSPLGEVLGNVAVGSVNREHGTGWVSYWTTGEARGRGVATIGVRALALWAFAALDLFRLELGHGVNNPASCVVAKRAGFVVEGLERSKVRYEGVRHDVELHARLTTDPLPEL